A DNA window from Phragmites australis chromosome 11, lpPhrAust1.1, whole genome shotgun sequence contains the following coding sequences:
- the LOC133884943 gene encoding uncharacterized protein LOC133884943 isoform X4, protein MATTGGALRAQTLRDLAEEGKKRAVLLLVFAFGLAFLMSLTSSSVWINLPVATALIVLFRYISLDYDLRRKSTATTDHDVSRPLVETKSTELMKIPLTEKDGKSDWRSKVNSPPVEAAFEQFTRHLVTEWVTDLWYSRVTPDKEGPEELINVVNTVLGEISVRARNVNLINLLTRDLVDLICNNLDLYHFCQAKIGKEKIVNLPSERRDAELKLILIAENKLHPALFSASAEYKILQSLADGLIQTTMKPQDLQCSFFRCTVRELLACAVLRPVVNLANPRFINERIESLALSRANKAEKGVAKPLENVTVVKQREPPMPSVDEFSAPIDHSSSGVELVRFHQGQSKTASDIQPSKSKNPSSLKLEPPNTSLISTSHPLDSTSLPSISHVASDNGFPLHPKNSDRAATESHGRERALTLDISSQPKHRALAPEHLEDMWTKGKNYKSENTKHVAKVLVGSASQGTISVQQSICQHPSIPQRQTSFTHSEDQQPRRHSTTPTYSNGTDHLPKSLPAEMAEHASPEDIGVGSESSYTTEDDESNNVTGLDSPVTRVWESKSKGDLTSSHIHHPLESSGFHKAKKNISHVGKLKMSRTSSGRKRSRSNAQRTPVWQEVEKSSFLVGDDLDILNTSANDSRTDGQVEDTEVESMARMFSDANASSLSLTSTNSSYSSNYCGANVLEDSYLKLRCEVVGASIVKSGSGMFAVYSISVTDANSNSWSIKRRFRHFEELHRRLKEYTQYNLHLPPKHFLSSGLEVPVIRERCKLLDVYLKNLLQIPIVSSCIEVWDFLSVDSQTYIFTDSLSVIQTLSVSLDERSNEKNRKAFNSSEALNVNLFSGGQSFHGHKDDTVHKDWDFAVSDGLRFRKGNGEKNLGNSVSNTTANLYEDNSGSDPEQNDYSFSINSGNPKKLHSSETDDTSQVLESDGYSVAPNDWTGPNLSVPLFHLVDVVFQLQDGGWIRFNSEFLNFF, encoded by the exons ATGGCGACGACGGGCGGCGCGCTGAGGGCGCAGACGCTGCGGGACCTGGCGGAGGAGGGGAAGAAGCGGGCCGTCCTGCTCCTCGTCTTCGCCTTCGGGCTCGCTTTCCTCATGTCCC TGACAAGCTCTTCAGTATGGATTAACCTGCCAGTTGCCACAGCTCTGATTGTTTTATTTCGCTACATATCACTTGACTATGACCTCCGTAGAAAGAGCACAGCTACCACGGATCATGATGTTAGTCGTCCACTTGTTGAAACAAAAAGTACCGAATTAATGAAAATCCCTCTGACCGAAAAGGATGGAAAATCAGATTGGAGGAGCAAGGTGAACTCGCCTCCAGTTGAAGCAGCATTTGAACAGTTCACAAGGCACCTTGTCACAGAGTGGGTAACCGATTTGTGGTACTCCCGTGTAACACCTGACAAGGAAGGTCCAGAAGAACTCATCAACGTAGTTAATACTGTCCTTGGAGAGATTTCAGTTCGGGCAAGAAATGTTAACCTTATCAATCTGCTAACCAG GGATCTGGTTGATCTTATATGCAATAATTTGGACCTTTATCATTTCTGTCAAGCCAAaattgggaaagagaagattgTTAACCTTCCGTCAGAACGTCGTGATGCTGAACTGAAACTGATCCTTATAGCTGAAAACAAGTTGCATCCTGCGTTGTTTTCAGCCAGTGCCGAATACAAG atcTTACAAAGTCTTGCTGATGGGTTGATCCAAACCACAATGAAGCCTCAGGATTTACAGTGCTCTTTCTTCCGATGTACCGTGCGGGAACTTCTTGCATGTGCCGTTTTGAGACCTGTTGTGAACTTAGCAAATCCAAG GTTTATAAATGAACGGATTGAATCTTTAGCTCTTTCTCGTGCCAATAAGGCGGAGAAAGGAGTTGCAAAACCCTTGGAGAATGTTACAGTTGTTAAACAAAGGGAACCTCCTATGCCCTCTGTAGATGAATTTTCTGCTCCAATAGATCACTCAAGTTCAGGTGTTGAACTCGTTCGATTTCATCAGGGTCAGTCCAAAACTGCATCAGATATACAACCCAGTAAAAGTAAAAATCCATCTAGTCTGAAACTAGAACCCCCTAATACTTCTTTGATCAGTACTTCACATCCGCTTGATTCAACCAGTTTACCTTCCATTTCCCATGTTGCTTCGGATAATGGTTTTCCGTTACATCCCAAAAATAGTGACAGAGCAGCTACAGAGAGTCATGGGAGAGAGCGTGCACTGACCTTGGATATCAGCTCCCAACCGAAACATCGAGCTCTAGCACCTGAGCACCTCGAGGATATGTGGACAAAGGGGAAGAATTACAAATCAGAAAACACAAAACATGTTGCGAAAGTACTTGTCGGATCTGCTTCTCAAGGCACCATTTCAGTGCAGCAGTCAATTTGTCAACATCCTAGTATTCCTCAAAGGCAAACATCTTTCACTCATTCTGAGGACCAGCAACCAAGAAGACACTCAACTACACCTACATATTCAAATGGCACTGACCACCTGCCAAAAAGTCTACCTGCAGAAATGGCAGAACATGCCAGCCCAGAAGACATTGGAGTAGGGAGTGAGAGTTCATACACCACTGAGGATGACGAAAGCAATAATGTGACTGGCCTTGACTCTCCTGTTACCAGAGTTTGGGAAAGCAAAAGTAAAGGAGATCTCACCTCGTCACATATACATCACCCACTTGAATCTTCTGGTTTCCATAAAGCAAAGAAGAATATAAGTCATGTGGGAAAATTGAAAATGTCAAGAACTTCTTCAGGAAGAAAAAGGTCAAGGTCAAATGCTCAAAGGACTCCTGTCTGGCAAGAAGTGGAGAAATCCTCTTTCTTGGTTGGGGATGATTTAGACATACTAAATACATCTGCAAATGATTCAAGGACAGATGGACAGGTTGAGGATACTGAGGTGGAAAGTATGGCTAGGATGTTTAGTGATGCAAATGCTTCATCCTTGTCATTGACATCAACTAACTCTTCTTATTCATCAAATTATTGCGGTGCCAATGTGCTGGAAGACTCTTATTTAAAGTTAAGATGTGAG GTGGTAGGAGCTAGCATTGTGAAAAGTGGGTCTGGCATGTTTGCTGTGTATTCTATTTCCGTGACCGATGCCAATAGCAATAGTTGGTCCATCAAGAGGAG GTTTCGTCATTTTGAAGAGCTACATCGGCGCCTGAAAGAATATACTCAGTACAATCTTCATTTGCCTCCAAAGCATTTCCTCTCATCTGGTTTAGAGGTTCCTGTTATTCGAGAGAGATGCAAGCTGCTTGACGTATATCTGAAG AATCTTCTTCAAATTCCTATTGTTTCAAGCTGTATAGAAGTCTGGGATTTTCTAAGTGTTGATTCACAG ACATACATATTCACAGACTCTCTCTCAGTTATCCAGACATTGTCAG TCAGTTTAGATGAAAGATCAAATGAGAAGAATAGAAAGGCATTCAACTCTTCTGAAGCTTTGAATGTAAATTTATTCTCTGGAGGTCAATCGTTCCATGGACATAAAGATGATACTGTGCATAAGGACTGGGACTTCGCTGTCAGTGATGGATTGAGATTTAGGAAAGGGAATGGGGAAAAGAATTTAGGAAATAGTGTTAGCAACACAACTGCCAATctttatgaagataattctggaAGTGACCCCGAGCAGAATGATTACTCATTTTCAATAAATTCAGGAAATCCTAAGAAACTGCATTCAAGTGAAACCGATGACACGTCTCAAGTTTTGGAGTCTGATGGATACTCGGTAGCTCCTAATGAT TGGACGGGCCCAAATCTCAGTGTCCCCTTGTTTCATCTTGTTGATGTGGTTTTTCAGCTCCAAGATGGAGGCTGGATCAG ATTCAACTCTGAattcctgaattttttttag